The following is a genomic window from Theobroma cacao cultivar B97-61/B2 chromosome 10, Criollo_cocoa_genome_V2, whole genome shotgun sequence.
TTAGGGTCTAAACGGCGCCGTTTCAGTGGAGTGAGGAATTAAAAGGATCAACGCCTAAACGATGTCGTTTGAGGGAATCCTCGGAGCCCCAAAACGGTGCGTTTAGGGGAAAGCCAGACGGACCAAGGAAGCAGGCTTAGGACTCCTCCGTGCAACCCAGACAACTTGGGCCATCATTCTAGCCCAAGCAAGGTGAGGCCTTACCCGTTTATTGTGGATTTGGGCTTGTTATTTTGGGCTTatccattttatttaattatttgcttagctttgataaaaattaaaaagaaaactatagaatgttttttaaaatatataatagatttagtttacctccttttttaaaaaaaatataaaaaaaataaaaatatttatataaataataacaataacaataataagtgagtaaaaaatatttatattataaatatatttagaggcttgcaaataaaataataataataataataataattcatgatacaaatatatatatatatatatatatttttaaaaaataataataataataataaaaaaacaaataaataatataaatggaACAATTATTTGAGTATTACCACCTAAAAGGGGCAAAGAGTTGTCTCTTTCGGGTGGATGTTTTTTAGGTGCGAAGTTCGAGACGAATTTTCACTGAAGTGTCGGGATAAATCTGAACTCTAAACTTCAAAACCCGTTAAGTCAAATAGTcgttgttaaaaaataatatatgtaagaaaattttgttgcatttgaattaatgtaattagttaatgagcttaaataaatattactaaataaagttaatttaatcgtttaaaaattaattaattatttatttgataagctttgtaatcaagtaaaaaattaaccaACAACGTTAATTAAAGGATATGgatttaaattgaaaaccaaaaaaataaaaaaatatataaaaataataaataatccataaaaaaattattattaaacacataattgGGTAAATTATAAATCACCTAAATCAATAAACGTGTGCATGTAGATATCATCACTTTATCCTGTCATAGCATGCCAcatttatcttgcaaatgGTGCGGGAgttccgatgatgggatttccctgaggagcttgtagagacgagttcttctggggatatctctaggtgaggagaatttcgagacttcaccaaagcgttgggatggtcttcgaataatttttcaataaaagattaccgaccccatcattttaaaataaacaagtcatgacatcattttacgcttgcatcatgtgcatacgtaaaaccaaaaaagaactCAGCCagtcaatttaataaaaatttaattaataagtagGGATTAAATTAAGAGTAGActatattaagataacttaagattaaatggtaccgttcgtggaacgggcgccacggaggtgctaacccttctccatgcgtaaccgcactcccgaacccatctctaaaaacGTGGACCAattctcgttctttcgacggacctaaaattgattttggactttgtcgattagaatcgggttaataggtgaccaatcacacctagataaaaaaagattggtggcgactcctaaacCGACTTAATTTTCGCCTGCGTCTGGCAGTCGGGTccccggacccgcacgttacgacactCAGGTTTTGAGAGCTTTTTGGCATGATGTTTGGGGCATGAGATGTCTCTAAATTGGTGCCAAATCGTAGCAAACAATGGAGTATGGAGCTTCAAAGAATTTGGGACAGCATAAGTGATGCAAACCCAACAAAATTACACTAGCTTGTGTGATTTATTCTCTATATAATTAAGAGTTGTACTAATTTGGTTATAACCTAAATTTAGACTCCTAATTGTAATGGAATATATCCTAAAGAGTCTAGGACTACCCCAAATAAgattctaaaatcaaattggcAAAGAAATAGGACTCTTGGCTATGAAGATCTAATTCTAGTTGGACTAGAATTGTAAAAATTGAGGACAACAAGGATTAAATTTTCTAATAAGATTAGAGAGCATAATTGGATTAGAATTCCtttgaatattaaatttctaatAGATTAGAACTCCTATTGAGAATAAGggtcaaatttaaattcataatCCTAAAAGGTTTAAGATTACAAAGtttatacttaatttaattCCTAGTAGGACTAGAACTTCTAAATTGGCACAAGACATTTAATTTAAGCTTGATATTTTTGTGTTGAAGTATTGCCTCATTCAGTAACTAAGTTGTTACTTGTAATGTTGGTTTTATGTCTCATATCTTTCCGATTAAGTTACCACATACTAATGTATGTTTAAAAATTTGTActataatatacttgtatATTAGAAGGTTTATGAATGAAGTATCAACATGGTCTATCCTCATTGttcattcttttaattttgtaacATTATATCAAAGCTTATGAGCCTTTAAGGGACCGTGAGTttctgaagaaaaaaaaaactttcaaaCAATTGGTTGCATGGCTTTTCTTAGTTACCGATggtattatttattttatatattttaatatctttaatttttgtttgccaaattaataattttagttaagATTGAAACTCACtatctttgtttcttttatgaTAATGAATACTAGATGATAATGATTCAAACCTTAAGACATTATTGTTGTCTAAATAAGATTCAAATGTTTTGCTGGAGGATGAGGATTGAGCAAGATATAAATGAATCTTGAAGTTTCTATTTATTTGGTTATGTACTTATGTTGATGGGATTGTAGTTTATGTTAATAATTGAAAGTTTATTTATGTTTagtgtaatttatttttttatttatatttgttgtaatttatttattctaacatgtttttattattcaatctATAAATCAAATTATGAAACAATTTATTGATAAGGAGTTTgttaagaaaatttgtaaaaataattttttttaaaaaaaaagtgagcTAGCTTAGCCCAACCCATGGACTGGCAAGGGATAGGCTGGGTTGGGATTTTGACAACCCGTTTAAAAAATGAGCTGACCCAACTCAACCCATATTTCTTCAACCACAATGGGTTAGGTCGAGCCAGCCCATATTAACAGgtctaattttaattttacttcacatagggatacagtgttttgattaaaatagatatctTTATAAAATGAGTCGAGAGactcttataaataattgaaaactctatgttagtaatttaactcattaaaataagttaaggaagagagttaaaatttaaatataatatgaaggatattgtaattctaaacttgtttgatttgatttttatccaattatcttgttgctttgatttttctttttagtataaattttaattaattagttttagttaattaatttagttatttgaatttgattatttggataaaattaaattattctgatttgaatatttagtaaaattttaaatcaattttttgtaaaatcgATATTTTGCTTAcgtatatattatatattcgATATGTATAATTGCGCAGTAGAATTTTTACTGACAGTGTTACAGATGAAGAGTTTGATAGATGTGATCATAATCTCAACTATATTCTTGAGAGTCAATAAGGAAGAAATAGTGATACAGAACTGGATTTTATATGCTTCTAGTAAAGTATTAGAGTTCGCAACAAAATAATTACTgcattgataaaaaataaaaatcattgatttataagttatttatgaattatgtattacttataaattatttgtgaaacttttttttttatgatttattattgattataaattttatattatataaaaatactttttatattttcaaatttttgttttaaataaataaaaaaatagttaatttttttttatgataaataaaaaaattcatgattaataaaaaattatttactaaataccctttattataattataatcaaaattaaagcttatataaattattttaccaaacaatttatccacaaaaaaagagtttataaaagtaaatttaccaTCTAgctttaacttaattttaaaaattattattttttaaaaaagcttcataatagcttttaaaatttaaaaaaaaaaaaaaccgaaCTGAACAAGTACTAAGTAAATACAGTCAATTTCGATTGACTTGATCTTGCAGTTATTAACAACCGCTCTCCAGGAGAAGGATCCAGAATTCCAATCTCTGCCTCCTTTTAATCCATCCATGGACCATGGCCATGGGCTCTTCTCTTTCCCTGGAAAAGTAGTTAAGATGCCCACAGCCACTAAGCTCATGCCATGTAGGAAGGATCATACCACATCATAACCATGTCAAGCAATCTTTTTTCACTTTCACCTATTCTGTACAAaccctttctttcttcactttcAGTCAAGGCCAAAGTGCCAACATTTACTAAAGTGCAGCTGCAAGTTTGGTCATCCATATCTCTTTGTTTCGCCTTCTTTCAATAGGAGAACCTGCTTTTTACTCTCTACTCTATACCGAAAACCGCCCTCATCAGCATTACCCTGCACTTGACCTACTGCACCCTCACAAACACTAAATGGTAGTCAGTAACAATCAAAACAATCAGCTTAGAGATTAGATTGATTAACCAAGACAATAACTAATCAAGAAATAtgaaacaacaaaagaataaagtaTGACAGAAGATACAAATGACATGCATGAATTGTGAAACCTATTCCTTGTACATTACATGTGCAACAAAGAAGAAATTCATTTACGATAAATCCTCCATTGCAAGCCATTTGCTAAGGATTTCTGTAGCTTCCTAACTTTTTGATGGAGGTACTTCATACAAACCTTACAAGACcaatttgtatttttctaGTCTAAACCAACTTAAAAAGTGAACATTAGTCATTAGTGCAACATTTTTGTACTGATAATGGAAGGTGTCAACACTTTAGTACATTTCTTGGAAACCAAGCTTTTGTTTCACAAGTGTTGGCACCTTTAAATGCAAAGGGCCAACACTTTCATCTACAAcagatgaaattaaaaattttaagccACATCTCACAACATGGTAGAGTTAGAAACATGCCTCTAccagtttatgataaattcaGCACCACTGGCATTGAAGATAGAGGTGGATCTCCTAGCACTATCCTTTATCCTAACTGACGTATACATGTGCTACATGTTTcctaaaaagataaaatgagTACTGATTAGAATTCCACCATGATTACTAAAAAGTTTGAATAAATGCCCAAAGAGAGTCGAGGAAAAAGAACTTACAAGTTTGAATTTGTGGTGTCCCTGTTTGGAGCACATATTTTGAACTGGAAACATATGAAATTCCAAGGACCATCTACACTTGGAGGTAATTGCTTTCATAAATCTGCAACAAGTTTCAAAGAATACCTGCATTTTGGAGGATGAAGACCCTGAAGTTCCCTGCATTACATTAGGTTGATTAAGCCTTGATGAGCACAAAGTATACTCTATAAAAAGTTTtcattccaaaaaaaaaattgtgtttTTAACAACTGCAGCCCATCTCTGTTCCTCCACTCATTTCCTCATCCAAAATAGTAACCAGCTAATGATTTTTTTCTGAAGCCAAAATAAATACTCATTacaaaatcttcatcatcatctcaagTTTTCAAATTCTGAAGAAGGTAAGgtggataaaattttgaataaagaaTACAATCAAACCCTTAATCTGCATCCAAAGACTTTTTCTGTACAAAAACACAGTAAAAGGAAATTTAAACTGAACATATGTTAGAGTTAACATGTTAATAGGCCCCCCAATCAGCTCCTGCACTTTCAcccacacacacacacacaccgTGATAGGAagcataattttgaaaataaaaagagaaatatgAGAGATAACATTTACATTGTAGCAGGCCATCATAAAAGGTATCCAAATTTATAAACTTCTTCCATGACTTAGTCAAATCTTATCGTATTGAatcaattaagaaaattagtaatttataactctctttcttttttagattatttgctaaaactttttcaaagtttttattCTGAACattgtaaaataaatataattagatTTCTAATTCTTCAaatacataaattaaaatcttaaatttcgAGCAactattacattttttttctcaaaatattagttttatatattacaaattatttataatagaaGTTTGTCACACAAATCCATGTATCACACGTATATTCCGCTTTGCTTGAAGAATGGGCTGTACAGTAGAAGTTAAATAGAAAGAGTCCTGATTTGATGAGAGATACAATTCCTAATGGAAATATGGTCAATTGCAATAATAAtctttgcaaaaaaaaatctaagaaGATCAAAGAGTGAAAGAACAAGAAATCTAATCTAGAGAAGCTAGGCTTCACCAGCTAGCAATAGTGTATTGGCCATTAAGAAATAGGAAGTTCTCAAAAGAAATTGGGGATTCTGGGTGTGATTGCACTTAAAGATGTCACCCATTGGGTTTACAGCCAATGTTTATTAGCCCCATACAGAAAACAGCAAAATGCTCCATCTTAAGGTAGGAGCACCACCACTTCATACCTTGCAGAAATTCAGTCAATGTTCATCCAAGGACATGCATTCCTTGTTGCTCATTAAAGATGAGGATGTTAAGGTAAGTCAACCACATAAAGTATTAAGAACACAacaccaaaaaataaaatcaaatgtACCTGATCAAGACATCTAAGAGATtaccaaaaacaaatattgCCTTCCAAAAATATTTGTCTCCAACATCCTTATAGACATTGTAAACAGAATGAGATAGAGAACCAGAGAGGCCTCTTCTTATCATCTAAGAAGccaaataatttttcatctaaatatATATGCCCAGATTCATGCAGGTTAAAACATGTGTGCTTGCATGAAAATTTAAGGGTTATTTGGTCCGCATATTGCATATGCAGTAATTTGATTCAGCAGAACTAACAGAAAGATGAGGGCCAAATAtaccttaaattctagcctgCCATAAATCAGGTTCATCCCACAAGACTTTCATATGATTTCTGAAGGTATGACCACTGGAAAGCACCACCAATCATCCAAGGCAGATCTTTACTATTTAGCAAAGAGACCACCTTAAGAACTAGTTTTATGTTAAGAAGATTAAGTCATAGCAGCAATCCTACCTGAAACGATCACTGAGAAGAAGCCAGAAATTCAGaacattgttttgaaattataataAGTATACCAAGCACAATGCCAAAGAAAAGTCTTACTCGATTTGGCTAAATCAAGCATACAAATACAAGGAACATGAAAAGAAGACAATCTTACAACTCAAGCAGCTGGAGGAATCTTCAGAAGCAGTGCTGCATCTCAGCTGAAAAGTTATAGCATAGCTGTATACTAATCAACATCAACATGGATATCATGTCTCAGCAGAAGTTGTTGAAGTTTCAAAGCTGCACTTTCTTCGGGATTTTTGACCCACTTTTTCTCAAATCCAAGGACGAACGCCTGATGAGTAACGTTATTTGGTAGGATGCCATTTCGAACCATCATTGTCACCAAGTTGCATGCCTCATCCATGTTTCCAGTTCTACAAAATCCATGAATGAGAGTGTTGTATAATACCAGGTCTGGATTCAACCCAACATCAAGCATCCTAAGAAACAGAGTGTTAGCTTCTTCCATCCGGCGTACCCTGCAGTAGCCATTAAGTAAAGCACTGCAAGTCACGACATCAGGTTTCACATGGCGTTCACTCATGTAAAACCATATGAGAAATGCTTCCTCAAAGTCCCCTTTTTTGGAGAGCCCATCTATAATATTAGTGAATGTCACCATATCAGGAGAAATACCCCTTTGTACAAGCTCATCCAGAATAACTTTTGCCTCATTTGTAAATCCTCTTTCAATTAGGCTGTGAATAATAATGTTATAGGTCGTAACATCGGGAGAGATGCCAGCTGATCTCATCATATCTAGAAGCATAAAGGCCTTATGCAAGTGGCCCTTCTTTCCGTAGCCATCTATTACAGTGTTGAATGTAACAATATCAGGTACCAACCCTGCCATTATCATCTTCTGAAACAAACACTCTGCCATTTCCAAGTCCTCAGACTTGCAGCAAGCATCAATGAGCACTGTGTATGTAGTCACAGATGGCTTAATTCCACATTTTAGCATTTTCCCAAAATATTGAAAGGCTCTATTCATGTCCTGATCTTTACAATAGCCTCCAATTATAGTAGTATAACTAACACAATCTGGAAGCAAGCCCAACTCAAACATATCTTGAAAGATCAGAGAAGCTTCTACCATGTCACCATCTGCACACAACTTTGAGATAAAGCTattgtatacaaaaatatttggcttaagattaaagaaatttataaCATTAATTGCTTCTTTTGGTTTTCCTGCTTTACAGTGACCCTCAACAACAGAACTAACCAAAACTGAATCTGGAGAGATACCCAATCTAGTTATTTTGAACAGCAAAGAAGTTGCTTCTCCTAGACAAGACACCTTGCAGAGTGAGTCAATTATGATTGTATATGCAACAACGTCTGGTTTAATCCCATAGTTTTTCATTTCCATCAGAAATGTCCAGGCACTTAAAAGTTGGCCTTTACGGCAGTACTTGTCAATAAACAAACTAACAATCGCAACATTTAAACCACTTCCTTGCCTCAGCATTTGGTCCAGAAAGTCCCAAGCTAAGTCCAATTCATTTAACTCTAACAACGCCTTAAGTAATGAATTACAAACCCCAATTGACGGAATCATGTTAAAACTCTTCATTTTACATGCTAATTCTAAAGCCAAACCAACCTCGTTTTCCTTAATATAACAATCAACAAGCATGCTACACACAGTTTCTAAAACCATTCTATCACTATGTGTCTCATAAAAGAGTTTCAACAATAAATCCTCCGAAACATCTTTGCTACAGCTAATTCTCACAAGACGTAGAATAAAATCCACTGCTCTATGATTCATGTTCCCGGAAACTAAGATATGTATCATTTTACATACTGACTTAACCGAGTGCAATGATCCAACGCAACGTTCAGACAACTTGAAGAAGTACAAAGCAAGCTCAGCATCCAAACTTTCCTCAAACAAATGAGTCAAAATCCCGATTACACTCGACTCATTGAAATCAATGGGGCATAAGTTGTCAGGGTTTATATTCCAACCGCGTTTCCAGAGTATTGATTTGATCAGACTCAGGGGATTGCATACCTGAGAGTGTTGGGTGATAACATGTTGGGATTCTAAAAGAGATGAAGAAACTGATACCGAATTCTTAGATGGGATATGCCAGAATGGGGTTTTTCTCCTGAATAAGAGCTTGTTGAAGACTGAAAACGAAGCTTTCATTAAAAACTTGGTTTTGGTTCATCAGCAAGAAATAACCTAAAGAGACATACCTGAGGCCTGAAGGAGAGAGGCGAGCATAAGTTAAGGCAAAGACTAAGACAGCAATAACTTAGGCCTGGGTATCTTCAAAAAACTATTGTTTTGCCTTTGATTCAAGCCCACAGGGGCATGGCTATGCGTTAAAAAGATAGAACAAAATAACAAGGAATATCTTACTTACAATTTAGAGGAATAGAGCTTTCTCCTTGCGCTTACTTCAAATGATAGAAGTGAAATAAAATTtggataaaaattttcaaatagtTTGTGAAAAAACATGTAATACTAAAGGAGTTCCAatacttttttgtttttgttttttgtgattaatattattaaaatatccatatttcaaatttttaatgataaaaattataaaggtataacattt
Proteins encoded in this region:
- the LOC18586958 gene encoding pentatricopeptide repeat-containing protein At2g19280, with translation MKASFSVFNKLLFRRKTPFWHIPSKNSVSVSSSLLESQHVITQHSQVCNPLSLIKSILWKRGWNINPDNLCPIDFNESSVIGILTHLFEESLDAELALYFFKLSERCVGSLHSVKSVCKMIHILVSGNMNHRAVDFILRLVRISCSKDVSEDLLLKLFYETHSDRMVLETVCSMLVDCYIKENEVGLALELACKMKSFNMIPSIGVCNSLLKALLELNELDLAWDFLDQMLRQGSGLNVAIVSLFIDKYCRKGQLLSAWTFLMEMKNYGIKPDVVAYTIIIDSLCKVSCLGEATSLLFKITRLGISPDSVLVSSVVEGHCKAGKPKEAINVINFFNLKPNIFVYNSFISKLCADGDMVEASLIFQDMFELGLLPDCVSYTTIIGGYCKDQDMNRAFQYFGKMLKCGIKPSVTTYTVLIDACCKSEDLEMAECLFQKMIMAGLVPDIVTFNTVIDGYGKKGHLHKAFMLLDMMRSAGISPDVTTYNIIIHSLIERGFTNEAKVILDELVQRGISPDMVTFTNIIDGLSKKGDFEEAFLIWFYMSERHVKPDVVTCSALLNGYCRVRRMEEANTLFLRMLDVGLNPDLVLYNTLIHGFCRTGNMDEACNLVTMMVRNGILPNNVTHQAFVLGFEKKWVKNPEESAALKLQQLLLRHDIHVDVD